The stretch of DNA CAGGAACGTGCCGATGACGGCGGGGACGACGATGTTCTTCCGCATGAGCATCGTCCCGAGGATGACCACGATTCCTCCGAGATACACCCAATGTGCGGCGGTGAGACTTACATCCACAGTGCGCCCCTTCGAAATAGGTACAGACTAGTGGCACTAGTCACAGTGCAGTGATAGTGCGCGGGGCGTTTTCCAGGGTCAACGTCCAGAGTGCACATCGACAACCAGCGTATTTGGGCATTGTGCCCGACATTTTTCCGCGGGATTGCTTGTTGTCACGCGTAAGTAAAGGAATGCTCGAACGAGGCCGTTCCGCGGAATCCCGTGTTCATAATTAGGCTTGCCTAACCTAATGTATTGGGTGGGTGCGACAGGGGTTTCCGGCGGTAGCCGGCATCGCTGGAGCGCGAAATTCTCGGACGAAAGTGGACTCTATGACGGCGATCGGTCAGGCCCGGAGTGCAACCGCGAATGACGAACGAGGGCCGGGCACGACGCCGGCGCTGGCGGCGCTGCTCGCCGGAACGTTCGTCGGCACGGTCAGCAACAACATCGTCAACGTCCCACTGAACGCGATCCTCACGGACTTCGACGCCGGACTCGGTGGCGGCATCTTCGTCGTCGTCGGGTTCCTCCTCACCTTCGCGACGACGATGCCGCTGGCCGGGTGGATCGGCGACCGATTCGGTCGCAGACGGGTGTACTGCGCCGCCCTGCTGGGAACCGCGGCCTGTTCCCTCGGCGCGGCGCTCGCGCCGTCGCTGCCCGTGCTCGTGATCTGGCGGTCGCTCGGCGGGATCGCGGCGGCCGCATTCGCGCCCGCGGTCATGGGCCTGATCGCGTGGCTGTTCGGGCCCGCGCGGCGGGCGAGCGCTGTCGGCGCGTGGGCGGCGGTGAACGGAATCGGTCAGGCGGTGGGCCCGTCCATGGGCGGAATCGTCAGCGACTGGTGGGGCTGGCGGTGGGCCTTCGTGCCCCTGGTGCCGGTCGCCCTGATCGGATTCGCCGCAACCCTCCGCTACATCCCGAGGTACCCCGGCAAGAAGATGCGGCTCGACGTGATCGGAGCGTTCACCGTCACCGCCGGAGCGGCCCTGCTGATCCTCGGCCTCACGACCGTCTCGCAGGAGCAGGTGCCTGCCTGGGTCAGCGTTGCGACCATCGGAGGCGGAGTCGTCGTCATCGCCGCGTTCGTGATTCACTGCCGGCGGGCGGAGAACCCGTTCGTGCCCATCGACCTGGTCATCGAATCACGTTTCCTGCGTAGTGCTCTCGCCGCGTTCACACAGATGTTCGCGCTGGGGGGAGTGTTGCTCGCGCTTCCGCTGTACCTGACGGGCTCGGGCAGTTCGACCACACAGGCCGGGCTGATGCTCTTCGTGCTGCCGGTTGTCATGACGTGTGTGGCGCCCGTTGTCGGGCGTCTCGTCGACAGGATCGGGGCTCGGGTGGTGATGCGATCCGGTCTCGCGGTGCTCATCGGTAGCCAAGTGGCACTGGCGATCACGTTGTCGGCCGACATCCGGAATCCGTTTGCGCTCGGCACCGTCCTTGTCGTCGCAGGACTGGGGATCGGCATGGTCCAGACGCCCGCCGCGGCCGGTTCGACCCGATCACCCGCGGGGGCCGTGGGAACGGGTCTGGGACTGTTCAACCTGATCAGGTTCGGCGGCTCGGCCGTGGGTGCCGCCTGGGTGGGCGTGGCGGCGCACCTGGCTGCCGATCCGTACGGGCTGCTGTTCGTCGTGGCCGCCCTCGTCGTGGTCGCCGGCTTGGCAGGGACCTTCGCCGGGGAGGACCCGGTAGCCGCCTGAGCTCTATCGGGTCACGATCTCGTGGTTGACGGTGTCCTGCACCTGCGACAGCAGGTCGAGCCGAAGTGCCAGCCACAGGGTGAACTGGTTCTCGGGTTCCCGGATGTCCATGCCGATGAGCCGTGACGTGCGATCGATCTTGGCGATCATCGTGTTCCGGTGGATCCGCAGGCGCCGCGCGGCCGCGTTGATGTTGCCGCCCTCCTCGAGGTAGGCGAACAGCAACTCCTCGGTGTCGGCGTGCGAACTCGACGCCCGCAGAGGGCCGAGAACGTCGCGGATGAGCCGCCGGCTCTCGTCGGTGTCGGTCGCGCGGGCGAGCACACTGAACCCGCGCAGGTCGTTGTAGGCCACCGAACCGGACAGCCCGAGCCGCCGGGCGATGCCCAGGGTGATGCGGGCCTCGCGGTAGCTTTCCCCGATGTCGCGGGCACCCGCCGCGGGACGTCCATGGGCCACTGGAATCTTCTGACCCAAACGGGTTTCGAGATCGAGAGCCATGGCGTGCGCGTACTCGCCGATCTCGGACTCGACGCCGGGCGCGTCGGCGGACGTCAACGATCGGACCACCACGAGCACGTCGCCGATGACGGTGACATGCGAACGGACGCCCGGACGTGGGAGCACGCCTGCGGCGTAGCGGGCCAGCCGGACCATGCTCGCGCCGGGCCGTCCCGACGCGCGGTCGACGAGGCCCGGCGCGACGAAGACGATGTAATGCAGGTCCAGATCGATCTCGTGCAGTGCGGCCCGGCTTCGCAGGTCGTGGTCGTTGGCGAAGTTGCCGTGCACGAGAGCCTGGACGAAGTCGCCGCGCGCTCGCTCCTCGGCCTCGTCCACGCTCCGCTGCCGGAGCATCTCGGTGCCGATGATCGTCCCGGCCTGTTCGACGACCACTCGGTGCTGAGCAATGTCGTGCCGACGGGGGTTGGCCCCGGGCACGATCACCACGACCCAGCCCTCGTACCGGCCGGCGAGTTGCATGGCCCCGGCGACTGCCGTGGTGGGCGCGAACAGCCCGTCCGGATGCTCCAGGCGGAGCACGTGAACGTTGTGCATTCGCGCCGGTGGCGATTCCTCGAGCCGCGGCAGCGCGTCGGCGAGTGCTTCGAGCATCGCGACCGTGCCCGCGTCCTCGGCGTCCGGCAGTCCGGCGTGCGCGAGGAGGCGCCCCCGGACGTCGAGGGCGACCGCGACGTCCGAGGTCAGGGCGGCGACCTCGCGAATCAGCATGGGCAGACCCGCGCCGCGGTGCAGCAACCCCGCGAGCGACTGATGCACGGTGAGTGCGTACCGCATCACGTGCGCTTCCTGCGTGAGGGCGCGCTCGGCGAGAAGCCGGTTGAGAGCGGTGAACCCGACGGGAAATCCCAATTCCACCACGGTGAGTCCGGCCGGCCAGATCGTGCCCGCGGGAGCCGACCCGTCCACGAGGAGGACGCAGGCACCGCGGGCCACCAGCGACTCGAGTTCACGTTCGTGCGCGGACAGGGTCTCGGGCCGGGTGTACACGGCGACCTCGGCGAGGGGGTCGGGGCGGCTCATCACCTCACCCCAGGGCAGGCACCACGTCACCGGGCCGCTCACGGCATCCGTGCCCGACAGCAGTCGGGCCGACGCGAGCAGGGGCTCTTCCAGCAGACCGCGTAGCGACAGTCGCTCGTCCTCCGCGTTCGGTGTCGTGGTGTCGTCCACTACGGACCCCTCCTCGGGTGACGTCGAAAGTGCAGTATGGCAGAGCGGCCTTCTGCGTTGCCTATGCACTATGCCCTGATTCAGTGGCTTCTGTCGGCTAGTTTGACCATGTTCCCCCGGCGATGCCGGTGATAGAAATCGGTGCATCACTTCCTCCCGATACGCAACGGAGAAGACAATGCATCAGGTTCACCGAATCACCCTCGACGACGCGCTCCCACTGCTCGCCGCGGGACGCGCGAAGGCCGAGGAGATCGGCGTCAAGCAGACTCTGTGCGTCTGCGACGACGGCGGCAACGTGCTCGCCCTGCACCGCCTGCCGGGAGCGCGCCTCACCGGCGTCGACATCGCGATCGCCAAGGCGTTCACCGCGGCCGGCCACGAGCGGGCCACGCATCTGTTCAACGAGGCACCCGACGGACCCGCGCTGCCCGGGAACGAAGCCTTCGGCATCAGCCACATGCTGCCAGGAAAGTTCGCGGTGTTCGTCGGCGGGTTTCCCCTCGTCTTCGGCGGTCAGATCGTCGGCGGCGTGGGAATCAGCGGCGGAAACGGCAAGCAGGACAAGGCGGTCGGTGCGGCAATGCTGGCCGAATTCGACGCTCTCACCGTAGTGCGCAGCTGACCGCTCACGATGTGCCGACACAGTGCACATCGAAATCGTTGGAACACAGTCATTTCGAACGTGGTCGCGCCGACCGCGAATCGATACCGTCGAATTCACTCCACTCGGAGCATCCCCATCCATTCCCATTCTCGAGGAAGACGAGGCACATCATGACCGAACTTCTAGGCCGCGACGAATTCCGCACAGCCCTGGAGAACGCCATCAAGGGCCGCGAGGCGAAGAACGCGTCGTTCAGCAAGGCGTGGGCCGACGGCAAGCTCGAGAAGCACCACTTCGCGCGGTGGGCGGAGAACCACTACCACTACGTCGGCCCCTTCGCCGACTACCTTGCCAACATCTACTCGAACACCCCCGACACCTTCACCAATGCAAAAGATTTCACCCTTCAGAACATGTACGAGGAGGAGCTGGCAGACATCCGCCACACCGACCTCCTCATCAAGTTCGCCGAGGCGTGCGGCACCACCAAGGAACGCGTCGAGGACCCGTCGAACATGAACGCAATCACCCGCGGCCTGCAGTCCTGGTGCTACGCGGTGTCGCAGCGCGAGCATTTCGTCGTCGCCACCGCGGCGCTCGTCGTCGGACTCGAATCGCAGGTTCCGAGCATCTACAAGAAGCAGATCATCCCGCTGCGTGAGGTGTACGGGTTCACCGAGGACGAGATCGAGTTCTTCGACCTGCACATCACGTCCGACGTCGTGCACGGTGAGCGCGGGTACCAGATCGTGCTCGACCACGCGGACACGCCGCAGTTGCAGCAGCGCTGCCTGCAACTCGTGCAGTGGGGAGCCGAGATGCGCTTCTCGTACACGAAGGGTCTCTACGACACGTACGTGGCAACCGACCTCGAGCTCGCGACCGCCTGACCGTGCGAAGGGAGGGGCCCGGACCGGGCCCCTCCGGACGCAGGCCGCCCGACAGGAGAGAACGATGGAGACGAACTGGACCCGGCTGGTCACCGTGCGTGAGCTCGGCCGCCGCCGGAAGCTTCGCGTCGAGGTGGGGGACACCGCGGTCGCGCTGTTCCAGGCCGACGACCGGATCTACGCTTTCCGTGACCTGTGCGTCCATCAGGATCGGTCGCTGGCGAAAGGCACCCTGCTGCACGGTCGCGTCATCTGCCCGGGGCATCAGTGGGCGTTCGACCTCGACACCGGCTACGAGGAAGACCAGGACCTGTGCCAGCCGACCTACGCGGTGAAGGTCGAGGACGACGTCGTCTACGTGGATCTCACCCGCCGCCCCGACTACGCCGAGACCGCGGCCTCGCCCGCCGAAGTCGACTGAGAGAGCGAGTGACACCATGACGCTGAACACCATCGTCACCGTCGGCGCCGGCCAGACCGCCGCCGTCGCCGCGCGCACGCTGCGGCGCCGAGGATTCGACGGCAGGATTCTGCTCGTCGGCGAAGAACCGTATGCGCCCTATCAGCGCCCACCTCTGTCGAAGGAATTCCTTGCCGGACAGGAGGACCGAGAATCCCTGATGCTGCTTCCCGACGCTTGGCGCGAGAAGCAGAACGTCGAACTCCTCACCGGCACGGCGGTGACGCGCATCGACGCGACCGGCGGATCGGTCGAACTGTCCGACGGGCGGAGCATCGCGGCCGACGCCGTCCTCGTCGCGACCGGAGGCAGGCCGCGGACGATGCCGGTGACCGGTCCCGCGCCCGAACGGGTGCACTACCTGAGAACGATCGACGACGCCGAACGGCTCGCCGCCCAGCTTCGCCCCGGCGTCGGGCTGGTGCTGATCGGCGGGGGATTCGTCGGGCTCGAAATTGCCGCCACCGCACGAACTCTCGGGGGAGAAGTGACCGTCCTCGAGGCCGACGCGGTGCCTCTCGCCCGGATCCTCGGACCCGAGATGGGCGAGGTCTGCACACGATTGCAGCGGGACAACGGGGTCACCGTCCGCGGCGGCGTCCGGGTCGACAGCGTGACGACCCGGACGGAAGACGTGCTGATCGCACTCGCGGGCGGGGAGGTGATTCAGGCCGACGTCGTGGTGGTGGGAATCGGGATCGTCCCCAACGTCGAGGTCGCGCAGTCCTCAGGACTGGCCGTCGACGGCGGAATCCTCGTGGATGCACAGGGACGGACGTCGATTCCGCACGTGTACGCCGCCGGCGACGTGGCGGCCCGATTCTCCGACGCGGCAGGCAGACACGTTCGGGTCGAACACTTCGACAACGCGAGCAAGCAGGGGGCGGCGACCGCGAATCTGATGCTGGGACGCGTCGGGGTCGTGGACCCCGCCCACTGGTTCTGGTCGGATCAGTTCGGCAAGAACCTCCAGTTCGCCGGTACTGCAAGCTACACCGACCTGATCTTCCGCGGCAGCGCCGAAGGCGGCGAATTCACCGCTTTCTACCTGGACAGTGGAGTGGTACGCGGCGCCTTCGCACTCGACCGCGGCGAAGAGATCAGTGCAGCCAGGGAGCTGATCGGCCGTTCGATCGATCCGTCGCGGCTCGCGGACGAAGATCTCGACCTGTTCGACCTGATGGATGAAGACGACGAGGAACTGGTGACGCTGTCATGATCGAAGGTCTGAATCTCATTGACGGGCAGTGGGTCCCGTCGTCCTCCGGGGCGACGTTCGAGCGACGCAACCCCGCCGATCACGACGACGTGATCGGGGTGTTCCCGGACTCGACCGCGGCGGATGTGGATGCCGCCGTGAGCGCGCTGGCCAAGGCGGCGCCGCACTGGGCCGCGACGCCCCCGGAACGCCGCGCGGCAATTCTGGAAGCCGCGGCCGCGCACCTCGAGGCGCGTGCAGGCGAACTCGTCGAGGAACTCGTCCGGGAGGAGGGCAAGACCCGGGCGGAGGCGACGATGGAAGTCGGTCGTACCCCGATGAACCTGCGCTTCTACGCCGGCGAGGCACTTCGCACCACCGGCAGCACGTATCCCACCCCGGGCGAGGGGCTCGTCATCACCCTGCGCGAACCCGTCGGCATCGTCGGGGCGATCACCCCGTGGAACTTTCCGCTCAACATTCCGTCGCGCAAGCTCGGACCCGCCCTGGCTGCGGGAAATGTCGTGGTGTTCAAACCGTCCGAACTGACACCGCTGATGGGACAGCGCCTCGTCGAGGCACTGCTGGCCGGGGGACTTCCGGCCGGGGTCGTCGCGCTGGTCCAGGGATCCGGTCGCGCCGGCGCCGCAATCGCGGCGGACGAGCGGGTCGATGCCGTGACGTTCACCGGCTCCACCGCAGTGGGTCGCGCGATCCACGCGGCGGTCGGTCCGTCGCGCCGCAGCCAACTCGAGATGGGCGGGAAGAACCCCGTCGTGGTCCTCGACGACGCCGACGTCGACAAGGCGGCCGCACTGATCGTCAAGGGCGCCTTCGGGTTGTCCGGGCAAGCGTGCACGGGCACCAGCAGGGTGATCGCGGTGGACGCCGTCCACGACCGGTTGCTGGACCGCGTGGTGGAACTCGCCGGCGAGATCACCGTCGGCCCGGGCGCGGACTCGGGGGTGGGCATGGGTGCACTTGCGAGCGCGGGGCAACTCGCCAAATTCGTCGACTACGTGCAGATCGGCAAGGACGAGGGCGCCGAACTGGTTTGCGGTGGAATGAGTCTCGACGAAGACAGTGGCTACTTCGCCGCCCCGACCGTGTTCGCCGGTGGCAGCCCGGACATGCGAGTGGTCACGGAAGAGGTGTTCGGGCCACTGCTGGTCTTCCTGCGGGCCGCCGGCTTCGACGAGGCCGTCGCACTCGCGAACGACACCGAATTCGGGCTGAGCGCCGGAATCGTCACCAACGACGTGAATCGGGCGCTCGCGTTCGCAGGCCGTTCCGAATCGGGGCTGGTGAAGATCAACCAGCCCACCACCGGCATGAGCATGAACGCGCCGTTCGGCGGGTACAAGGCCTCGAGCACGCAGACTCACAAGGAACAGGCGGGCGACTCGATGATGCAGTTCTACCAAGCCGAAAAGACCGTCTACCTCAGCCCTTCGGCCTGAGACCTACCTGTCGACAGAGGGAGAAGACCATGGAATTCACTCGCGTTGCGCGCTCCGGACAGGTTTCCGAGGGCATCGTGCGCCGTTTCTTCGCCGGTGACCACGAATTCGCCGTGGCCCGCCTCAACGGGAAGGCCTACGCCACGTCCAACTACTGCACACACCTGGACTGCCTGCTCTCGTCCGGGAAACTCGTGGACGACGGGATCGGATGTTCCTGCCATGGAAGCGTATTCGATCTGGAGACGGGCGAGCCCGTGTGCCCGCCTGCGACGGTGGCCATCAAGACGTACCCGGTCGAGGAACGGGACGGCGAGATCTTCGTCGGCATCGACCCCGAGGACACCAGCTCCATTCCGCGCAGGCGGGCCGCGCGGGGGTGCATGAAGTGAACCCACGACCCTCCACCCTCTCCACCGACGGCATGGTCTCGTCCAGTCACCCCGCGGCGAGCACGGTCGGTGCGCGCGTTCTGGCCGACGGAGGCAACGCGATCGACGCGACACTGGCCATGGCCGCGATGACCTGGCTGACGTTGCCGGGCCAGTGCGGGATCGGCGGCGACGCGTTCGCCGTCGTCCGGGAACCCGACGGAACGGTGTGGACGGTCGGGGGCAGCGGCTTCGGTCCCGACGGCGCCGACGTGGATTTCTACACCGAACGAAGGCTGCGGTCGATTCCCCTCGACGGGGCGCTGGCGGTGGCGGTTCCCGGGGCGCCCGCCGCCCTCGCCGCATTGCACGCCGGTGGCGCCACCCGCTCGCTGGCGGACCTCTGGGCACCCGCGGCCCGCACGGCGGAGAAGGGGCTGCCCTGCTCCGCCAAGACCCGCGACGACGTGCGAGAAGCGCAGGCGGCGATCGCCGCCGACCCCGGCCTGCGTGGCGTGTATCTCCCGGAGGGGCGGTTGCCGCAGGTCGGGGAGTTGCTGCCGCAACGCGACCTGGCCCGGTGCATCCGTGAACTGGCGCGCGACGTGCACGGCTTCTACACCGGCTCGTTCGCGGAGCGGGCTGTCGACGCGCTCCGGGCCGGAGGAGCACCGTTCGGCGGGGACGAGTGGGCGGCCGGGGCCGACGTGCACCCGGAGTCCGCGATCAGCGGGCGTTACGCCGGTGCGGTCGTGCACCAGACTCCGCTGCCCACACCCGGGTGGATGGTGCTGCAGCAGGCGGCACTGAACGACGGCGTCGTCGGCTTCTCCCCATGGCTCACCGCTCCGGCGATCGATCGCATGGCGCGAGCCGCGCGACTCGCGTTCGAAGACCGGCTCGCGACGTGCGGCGCCGGCAACGACGGGTGGAGGGCGGTGCTCGATCCGGCCGCGATCCGTGCGGCGCGAGACCGGCTGGACAGCCATCGGGCGCCGTCGGGTGCCTTCAGCGTGAGCGCCGGCGACACCACCTCGACCGTCGCGGTGGACGCAGACGGCCGTGCCGTCAGTTTCATCCACTCCCTCGCCTTCACGTTCGGCGCCAAGATGACCGTCCCCGGAACCGGGGTGGTGCTGAACAACCGATACGGCCGCGGGGCCTATCTGATCCCGGGACATCCCAACGCCGCGGCGCCACGGCGCAAACCGCTGCACACCCTCAACGCGTGGGTCGTCACCGACACGTCCGGGAACCTCCTGCACGTCGGCAACACGCCGGGTGGAGACGGCCAGGTGCAGTGGAACATGCAACTGATCTCGCACCTGCTCGATCACGGACTCGACCCCGCGGAGGCCGTCGCGGCACCCCGCTTCACGGTCTTCCCCGGCAGCGACGCCGACGTGGTCGGGCGCCCGGCGGAATTGCGATGCGAGTCGCGAGTTCCCGAAGACGTGCGCGGTGAACTCCGGGCCCTCGGGCACGATGTCACGCTGCAGGGTCCGTGGGCGGCGGGCGGCAGCGCCCAGATCATTTCCGTCGACACCGCGCGCGGCCTGCTGTCCGGCGCCGCCGACCCTCGTCAGGAAGGAATAGCGCTCGGTGTCTGAGGAGGAATCCGCCGCCGCGGCGCCGCGACCCCAGGGCCGCTACATCCCGGCCGTCGTGCACGACGGGATCGCCTACAGCGCGGGGATGACACCGCGCCGCGACGGCGAACTGACCGTCACCGGCGTCGTCGGACGGGACCTGGACATCCCCCGCGCGCGGGAGGCGGCCGGGTTGGCGGCGAGGAACGCGATCGCGGCCGTCGCCGCGGCCGTCGGCGGCACGGCCGCCATCTCCCGGTGCCTGCGCATGAGCGTATTCGTCGCGTGTGCCCCGGACTTCCGCCAACTGTCCGCGGTGGCCGACGGTGCGTCCGACGTGCTGGTCGAATGCCTGGGACCCGACGCGCTGCCGGTGCGCAGCGCGATCGGTGTGTACGCCCTGCCGTCCGGCGCGCCCGTGGAGATAGAGCTCACAGTGGCCGTCTCGGCATAGACCCGCACTCGGTTCAGGCGTATAAATACATCTTGTGTCTATGTTGTATTCCGCCGCTGAGCAGGCCTATCGCGAGGTCAAGGAGCTCATCCTGTCGGGCGGTCTGCCCGGCGGTGAGCTGATCAGCGAGGGCGAGATCGCCGGCCGCATGGGGCTCAGCCGCACCCCGGTGCGCGAGGCCTTCCTCCGGCTCGAGGCCGAGGGCTGGATGCGGCTGTACCCGAAGCGCGGCGCGTTGATCGTGCCCGTCGCGGACGGCGAGGCGGAACACGTGGTCGACGCACGCCAACTCGTCGAGACGCACAGCGTCCGGCTGCTCGCCGACCAGCCCCGCACCCGGGAACTGCTCGTCGCCCGCCTGCGCGAGAACCTCGCGGAGCAGCGCGAGATCGCCGAGCGCGGCGACGTCGCCGCGTTCAGCGCCGCCGACGCCGACTTCCATCGGATGATCGTCGAGGCGGGCGAGAACCCGTTGCTCGCGACGTTCTACTCCAGCATTCGCGAGCGTCAGCGCCGGATGACGGCCCATTCGATCGCCCGTGATCCGGGACAGCTGCCCCGGATCATCGCCGACCACGAACAGCTGACCGAACTCGTCGCGGCGGGCGACGCCGCCGGCTTCGACGCCGCGGTGCTCGTCCACATGCGCCAGGTCCACGCCCTCAACCCGAGAGGAGTTGCGCGATGACGGTCGTCCGCGAATCCCCGATGGAGGTGCCGGAGGCCCTCGCGGCGCCGCGCACCTGGCTGCTGGTCGCCGCGACCATGTTCGCGGTCGCGTGGGGCGGCAACGAATTCACCCCGCTCCTCGGGATGTACCGCACGGATCACGGGTTTTCCCCGGTCACGGTCGATCTGTTCCTGTTCGCCTACGTTCTCGGGATCGTGCCCGCGCTGCTCCTCGGCGGACCGCTCTCCGACCGGCTGGGACGACGGCCGATCCTGCTCCCGGCACCGTTCCTGACTGTCGCCGGCTCCGCGCTCCTGGCCCTCGGCGCCGACTCCGCGGCGATGCTCATCGTCGGCCGCGTCCTGTGCGGCGTCGCGCTCGGCCTCGGCATGGCCGTCGGCGGCAGCTGGGTGAAGGAGTTGTCGACCGCGCCGTGGGATCCCGTGGCGACGGACGGGGCGGGCGCACGCCGGGCCGCGATGAGCCTCACCGGTGGGTTCGGCCTCGGCGCCGGTGTCGCCGGTATTCTCGCGCAGTGGGCGCCGCTGCCGAGCGTCCTGTCCTACGCCGTGCACAGCGCGATCGCCGTCGCCGCTGCCGTCGCGCTCTGGCGGGCACCCGAGACCCGGGCGGCCCAGCCCGTCTCCGAACGAGTCTCGCTCGCCCGCGACCTCGCGATCCCGTCCGCCGCGCACAAGCGGTTCCTGTTCGTGATCGTGCCGCTCGCGCCGTGGGTGTTCGGCACGGCGGCCGCCGCCTACGCGGTGCTGCCCTCGCTGATGTCCCGGAAGACCGGTGGGCTGCCGCTCGCGTTCTCCGCGCTCATGTGCATGGTCGGTCTCGGGGCGGGTTTCGCCATCCAGGCGCTCGGCCGCAGGATCGACACTCCGCGCAATGCGCGCGCCGTCGTGGTCTCGCTCGGTGTCGTCGTCGCCGGGATGGGTTTCGCGTTCGTCGCCGCGTCCGCGCTGACCGTCCCGCTCGCGCTCGCCGCGGCCGTC from Rhodococcus opacus B4 encodes:
- a CDS encoding MFS transporter, with amino-acid sequence MTAIGQARSATANDERGPGTTPALAALLAGTFVGTVSNNIVNVPLNAILTDFDAGLGGGIFVVVGFLLTFATTMPLAGWIGDRFGRRRVYCAALLGTAACSLGAALAPSLPVLVIWRSLGGIAAAAFAPAVMGLIAWLFGPARRASAVGAWAAVNGIGQAVGPSMGGIVSDWWGWRWAFVPLVPVALIGFAATLRYIPRYPGKKMRLDVIGAFTVTAGAALLILGLTTVSQEQVPAWVSVATIGGGVVVIAAFVIHCRRAENPFVPIDLVIESRFLRSALAAFTQMFALGGVLLALPLYLTGSGSSTTQAGLMLFVLPVVMTCVAPVVGRLVDRIGARVVMRSGLAVLIGSQVALAITLSADIRNPFALGTVLVVAGLGIGMVQTPAAAGSTRSPAGAVGTGLGLFNLIRFGGSAVGAAWVGVAAHLAADPYGLLFVVAALVVVAGLAGTFAGEDPVAA
- a CDS encoding PucR family transcriptional regulator; the protein is MDDTTTPNAEDERLSLRGLLEEPLLASARLLSGTDAVSGPVTWCLPWGEVMSRPDPLAEVAVYTRPETLSAHERELESLVARGACVLLVDGSAPAGTIWPAGLTVVELGFPVGFTALNRLLAERALTQEAHVMRYALTVHQSLAGLLHRGAGLPMLIREVAALTSDVAVALDVRGRLLAHAGLPDAEDAGTVAMLEALADALPRLEESPPARMHNVHVLRLEHPDGLFAPTTAVAGAMQLAGRYEGWVVVIVPGANPRRHDIAQHRVVVEQAGTIIGTEMLRQRSVDEAEERARGDFVQALVHGNFANDHDLRSRAALHEIDLDLHYIVFVAPGLVDRASGRPGASMVRLARYAAGVLPRPGVRSHVTVIGDVLVVVRSLTSADAPGVESEIGEYAHAMALDLETRLGQKIPVAHGRPAAGARDIGESYREARITLGIARRLGLSGSVAYNDLRGFSVLARATDTDESRRLIRDVLGPLRASSSHADTEELLFAYLEEGGNINAAARRLRIHRNTMIAKIDRTSRLIGMDIREPENQFTLWLALRLDLLSQVQDTVNHEIVTR
- a CDS encoding GlcG/HbpS family heme-binding protein, with protein sequence MHQVHRITLDDALPLLAAGRAKAEEIGVKQTLCVCDDGGNVLALHRLPGARLTGVDIAIAKAFTAAGHERATHLFNEAPDGPALPGNEAFGISHMLPGKFAVFVGGFPLVFGGQIVGGVGISGGNGKQDKAVGAAMLAEFDALTVVRS
- a CDS encoding TenA family transcriptional regulator, which gives rise to MTELLGRDEFRTALENAIKGREAKNASFSKAWADGKLEKHHFARWAENHYHYVGPFADYLANIYSNTPDTFTNAKDFTLQNMYEEELADIRHTDLLIKFAEACGTTKERVEDPSNMNAITRGLQSWCYAVSQREHFVVATAALVVGLESQVPSIYKKQIIPLREVYGFTEDEIEFFDLHITSDVVHGERGYQIVLDHADTPQLQQRCLQLVQWGAEMRFSYTKGLYDTYVATDLELATA
- a CDS encoding Rieske (2Fe-2S) protein → METNWTRLVTVRELGRRRKLRVEVGDTAVALFQADDRIYAFRDLCVHQDRSLAKGTLLHGRVICPGHQWAFDLDTGYEEDQDLCQPTYAVKVEDDVVYVDLTRRPDYAETAASPAEVD
- a CDS encoding NAD(P)/FAD-dependent oxidoreductase, with translation MTLNTIVTVGAGQTAAVAARTLRRRGFDGRILLVGEEPYAPYQRPPLSKEFLAGQEDRESLMLLPDAWREKQNVELLTGTAVTRIDATGGSVELSDGRSIAADAVLVATGGRPRTMPVTGPAPERVHYLRTIDDAERLAAQLRPGVGLVLIGGGFVGLEIAATARTLGGEVTVLEADAVPLARILGPEMGEVCTRLQRDNGVTVRGGVRVDSVTTRTEDVLIALAGGEVIQADVVVVGIGIVPNVEVAQSSGLAVDGGILVDAQGRTSIPHVYAAGDVAARFSDAAGRHVRVEHFDNASKQGAATANLMLGRVGVVDPAHWFWSDQFGKNLQFAGTASYTDLIFRGSAEGGEFTAFYLDSGVVRGAFALDRGEEISAARELIGRSIDPSRLADEDLDLFDLMDEDDEELVTLS
- a CDS encoding aldehyde dehydrogenase family protein → MIEGLNLIDGQWVPSSSGATFERRNPADHDDVIGVFPDSTAADVDAAVSALAKAAPHWAATPPERRAAILEAAAAHLEARAGELVEELVREEGKTRAEATMEVGRTPMNLRFYAGEALRTTGSTYPTPGEGLVITLREPVGIVGAITPWNFPLNIPSRKLGPALAAGNVVVFKPSELTPLMGQRLVEALLAGGLPAGVVALVQGSGRAGAAIAADERVDAVTFTGSTAVGRAIHAAVGPSRRSQLEMGGKNPVVVLDDADVDKAAALIVKGAFGLSGQACTGTSRVIAVDAVHDRLLDRVVELAGEITVGPGADSGVGMGALASAGQLAKFVDYVQIGKDEGAELVCGGMSLDEDSGYFAAPTVFAGGSPDMRVVTEEVFGPLLVFLRAAGFDEAVALANDTEFGLSAGIVTNDVNRALAFAGRSESGLVKINQPTTGMSMNAPFGGYKASSTQTHKEQAGDSMMQFYQAEKTVYLSPSA
- a CDS encoding Rieske (2Fe-2S) protein, with the protein product MEFTRVARSGQVSEGIVRRFFAGDHEFAVARLNGKAYATSNYCTHLDCLLSSGKLVDDGIGCSCHGSVFDLETGEPVCPPATVAIKTYPVEERDGEIFVGIDPEDTSSIPRRRAARGCMK
- a CDS encoding gamma-glutamyltransferase family protein yields the protein MNPRPSTLSTDGMVSSSHPAASTVGARVLADGGNAIDATLAMAAMTWLTLPGQCGIGGDAFAVVREPDGTVWTVGGSGFGPDGADVDFYTERRLRSIPLDGALAVAVPGAPAALAALHAGGATRSLADLWAPAARTAEKGLPCSAKTRDDVREAQAAIAADPGLRGVYLPEGRLPQVGELLPQRDLARCIRELARDVHGFYTGSFAERAVDALRAGGAPFGGDEWAAGADVHPESAISGRYAGAVVHQTPLPTPGWMVLQQAALNDGVVGFSPWLTAPAIDRMARAARLAFEDRLATCGAGNDGWRAVLDPAAIRAARDRLDSHRAPSGAFSVSAGDTTSTVAVDADGRAVSFIHSLAFTFGAKMTVPGTGVVLNNRYGRGAYLIPGHPNAAAPRRKPLHTLNAWVVTDTSGNLLHVGNTPGGDGQVQWNMQLISHLLDHGLDPAEAVAAPRFTVFPGSDADVVGRPAELRCESRVPEDVRGELRALGHDVTLQGPWAAGGSAQIISVDTARGLLSGAADPRQEGIALGV
- a CDS encoding RidA family protein, which translates into the protein MSEEESAAAAPRPQGRYIPAVVHDGIAYSAGMTPRRDGELTVTGVVGRDLDIPRAREAAGLAARNAIAAVAAAVGGTAAISRCLRMSVFVACAPDFRQLSAVADGASDVLVECLGPDALPVRSAIGVYALPSGAPVEIELTVAVSA